Proteins from one Porites lutea chromosome 3, jaPorLute2.1, whole genome shotgun sequence genomic window:
- the LOC140930270 gene encoding adrenocorticotropic hormone receptor-like, which yields MENPTLAVTSSDEPHATEIHCPFHLDEEWYDLTSTYVTNVVLIVINSLTALSATAGNSLILLAVWKTPALRTPSNTLLCCLAFSDFLVGLVVQPTNALEIFFEIQRNERAFCVAEILTTGSLSWICAGVSFLVITAISVERYLAIKLHLRYEELVTNRRILMVVSSFWLVCISLIIARFSGASYDALVIIIVVMDAMSMAITVAAYSKIYLQIRLLQSKTKDQRHLNPSGININTFKRSAVTMLYVLGLFLACFIPFLCALVVKMRRGGGPRLNIIYNFTATIVYLNSSLNPFVYCFRLKDIRIAVFKVLGRKYTIDMNGEQVPVSRSHSNQKLNNLKCSNQNVYIPLSTADISKAPETIV from the exons ATGGAAAACCCGACCTTGGCTGTTACTTCATCCGACGAACCGCACGCGACCGAAATACACTGTCCTTTTCATCTGGACGAAGAATGGTACGATTTGACATCTACGTATGTCACCAACGTCGTTTTGATCGTGATTAACTCCCTGACTGCTCTATCGGCCACCGCTGGTAATTCGTTGATCCTACTGGCAGTGTGGAAGACACCGGCGCTGCGAACACCTTCAAATACGCTACTCTGCTGCCTCGCGTTCTCCGATTTCTTGGTGGGTCTAGTCGTGCAACCGACAAACGCACTGGAAATCTTCTTCGAGATTCAACGAAATGAGCGAGCGTTCTGCGTGGCGGAAATTTTAACCACCGGTTCATTATCGTGGATTTGCGCAGGAGTGTCCTTCCTGGTCATAACCGCTATTTCGGTTGAGAGATATCTCGCAATAAAGCTGCACTTGAGATACGAAGAATTAGTCACAAATCGCCGCATCTTGATGGTCGTGTCAAGTTTCTGGCTTGTCTGTATATCCTTGATAATCGCTCGCTTCTCGGGAGCTTCGTACGACGCTCTTGTCATAATAATCGTAGTTATGGATGCCATGAGTATGGCCATTACAGTAGCAGCTTACTCAAAAATTTATCTTCAG atTCGTTTGCTGCAGAGCAAGACCAAAGACCAGCGCCACCTGAACCCGTCAGGGATCAACATAAACACTTTCAAACGCTCCGCAGTCACCATGCTATATGTGCTTGGTCTCTTTCTCGCCTGCTTCATTCCATTCTTATGCGCCCTTGTAGTAAAAATGCGTCGAGGTGGAGGCCCTCGATTGAACATCATCTACAACTTCACGGCCACCATCGTCTACCTGAACTCTTCTCTGAATCCATTCGTGTACTGCTTCCGTTTAAAGGACATTAGAATCGCTGTATTTAAAGTACTAGGTAGGAAGTACACCATTGACATGAACGGAGAGCAGGTTCCGGTATCGCGATCGCATTCCAATCAAAAGCTCAACAACCTCAAGTGCTCCAATCAGAATGTTTATATACCGCTGTCTACTGCGGATATTTCCAAAGCACCTGAAACTATTGTCTAG